One Microplitis mediator isolate UGA2020A chromosome 3, iyMicMedi2.1, whole genome shotgun sequence DNA segment encodes these proteins:
- the LOC130664389 gene encoding uncharacterized protein LOC130664389: MKIGYFLMIFVLLLAINVIAGQTVLRVVPETALDRLVIKETKKGMKSSKEDDEDGDDKGDDDKDDDDKDDDDKDDDDKDDDDKADDDKDDDDSKDDDDEDDSEDD, translated from the exons atgaagatTGGATACTTTCTAATGATTTTTGTCCTTCTATTGGCTATTAATGTGATtgcag GTCAGACTGTTCTAAGAGTCGTTCCTGAAACag cCCTTGATCGATTGGTTATCAAAGAaacaa aaaaaggCATGAAAAGTTCTAAAgaag aTGATGAAGATGGTGATGATAAAGGCGATGATGATAAAGATGACGATGATAAAGATGACGATGATAAAGATGACGATGAtaaagatgatgatgataaagctgatgatgataaagatgatgatgatagtaAGGATGACGATGATGAAGATGATAGTGAGGATGACTAG